In Thermomicrobiales bacterium, the DNA window TGCCGGGCGTCTATGTTTGTGCCTCGCACGAGGTGCTCGCCGAGTTTCGCGAGTTCGAACGCTTCGCGACCACCGTCGTGAATTCGAGCCTTATGCCGATCATGGACCGTTATCTCGAACGATTCGAGAACGGTGTGCGTGATCTCGGCGTGCCCGGGGTGCCGAGAGTGATGCAGTCCAACGGCGGCGCCGTATCGCCCGCCGCGGTTCGTCGGATGCCGGTCAATACTTTTTTTTCCGGGTCCCGCTGGGGGGGTGATCGGGACGCGCGGGCTCGGCAAGCAGATCGATGTCCCCGATCTCATCACGTTCGACATGGGCGGCACGTCGACGGATGTCTGCCTCATTCGAGGGCTGAATCCTGCCCAGAAGAGCCAGCGCGAGATGGGCGGCTTCCCCGTTCGGACGCGCACGATCGATCTGCACACCATCGGCGCCGGCGGCGGCAGCATCGCCTGGGTCGATGCAGGCGGGCTGCTGAAGGTCGGGCCGATGAGTGCCGGTGCATTTCCCGGACCAGCTGCCTATGGCCGGGGTGGTTTACGACCGACGGTGACGGATGCAAACGTCGTCCTCGGTCGGCTCAATCCCAAGACGCTCCTCGGAGGGCGCATGGTCGTCTATCCGGCCCGTGCGCGAACTGCGATCGAGAAGGAATTGTGCCCACCCCTCGGGCTCGACATGTTCGAAGCCGCGGCAGGCATCCTGGACATCGTCAATGCGAACATGATGGGGGCGGTGCGTGTGATCTCCGTCGAGCAGGGAGAAGACCCGCGCGAGTTCGCGTTGGTGGCGTTCGGTGGTGCCGGTCCGCTTCATGCAGCCGACATCGCACGCAACATGGGGATACGGCGGGTGATCGTGCCGACGCGTCCGGGATTGTTGTCCGCAATGGGATTGCTGCACGCGGACGTACGTGGCGACTTCAGTCTTACCCGGTTCGTGCGTGCGCTGCCGTCGAATCTCGCGGCGATCAATGCCGGGTTTGCTCAGCTGCGGGCGCAGGGCGAGGCGTGGCTGGAAGGCGAAGTCGGTGCGGGCACGAAGGCAGCGTTCGAGTGGTCTGCCGATGTGCGTTACGTCGGCCAGAATTTCGAGCTCATCTTGCCCGTCGAGTCAGCGAATGTCTTTCCCGACGCGCTCGATCGGCTACTGCAAAGCTTTCATGCGCGACACCGCGAGTTCTACGGCTACGACATGCCCGAGCAGGGGGTGGAGATCGTCAACTTGCGGCTCGTCGTAACGGCGGCGCGCGACGCCCCGCCGGCCGAACAGCCGGCGAGCGGCGGCAATCTCGTCCAGGCCCTCGCCGAGACACGTAGCGTCTGGTTTCCAGAGACGGGATTTACGGCTACCCCCATTTACAAGCGCGAACTGCTGCCTGTCGGGACGAGTTTCGAAGGCCCTCTCATCATCGAACAGATGGATACGACCACCGTCGTGCCCCCGCGGTCGCGATTCAACATCGACGCGAGCGGCACGATGCATCTCGAACTCGAACCGCTCGATGCGAAGCAAGAGGCCTGAGCCATGGACATTCGCGTAGATCCGATTCGTGCCGAGGTCGTCGCCCGGCATCTGCTTGCAAGCGCCGAAGAGATGGGTGCGACGCTCATGCGCACTGCGTTTTCGCCGAACATCAAGGAGCGCGCCGACTGCTCGACCGCGATCTTCGACGCTGCGGGTCAGGTGGTGGCGCTTGCGCAGCGGGTGCCGATCCACCTCGGTTCGATGGTGGGTGCGGTCGACGAGATCCGGTCGCGATTCGGGGCCGACGATATTCGACCCGGCGACATGTTCGTCGCCAACGATCCCTACAACGGGGGCGGGTCGCATCTGCCGGACATCAACGTCATTGCGCCGGTGTTCTGCGACGGGCGCATCGTCGCGTTCGTGGCGAACATCGCCCATCACGCCGATGTCGGGGGTATGGTGCCCGGCAGCGAGGCGGCGATCTGCAAGACCATCTATCAGGAGGGGCTGCGCATCCCGCCGGTGAAGATCGTGTCCGAGGGACGGGTCAACCGCGATCTGGTCGCGATCATCCTGCTCAACTCGCGCACGCCGCAGGAACGCGACGGCGATCTGAAGGCACAGATCGCGGCGAACGTCGTCGGTATTCGAGCCGTAACGGGCCTGATGCAG includes these proteins:
- a CDS encoding hydantoinase/oxoprolinase family protein; amino-acid sequence: MLFFPGPAGGVIGTRGLGKQIDVPDLITFDMGGTSTDVCLIRGLNPAQKSQREMGGFPVRTRTIDLHTIGAGGGSIAWVDAGGLLKVGPMSAGAFPGPAAYGRGGLRPTVTDANVVLGRLNPKTLLGGRMVVYPARARTAIEKELCPPLGLDMFEAAAGILDIVNANMMGAVRVISVEQGEDPREFALVAFGGAGPLHAADIARNMGIRRVIVPTRPGLLSAMGLLHADVRGDFSLTRFVRALPSNLAAINAGFAQLRAQGEAWLEGEVGAGTKAAFEWSADVRYVGQNFELILPVESANVFPDALDRLLQSFHARHREFYGYDMPEQGVEIVNLRLVVTAARDAPPAEQPASGGNLVQALAETRSVWFPETGFTATPIYKRELLPVGTSFEGPLIIEQMDTTTVVPPRSRFNIDASGTMHLELEPLDAKQEA